The Leishmania major strain Friedlin complete genome, chromosome 23 genome has a segment encoding these proteins:
- the ABCC2 gene encoding putative ATP-binding cassette protein subfamily C,member 2 has protein sequence MQYEDPRHHSSGLAERRALPKGGHPNGAGERLATASKATALNRQAALHERDALKQRVTELWGPPKHYVECDEDRASFIHRMGYFLVYPMVLLASREQISFEDMPPPTRDVRAHECGLRLSRAVQAAMYERNAWNCMVGTEVVSTLDASSRGVLRWVGVPQQGGYTRMMAGVEWSVPPALRTAARSDDSGASPFFDGVAHGEHLFTPEQSGMSTLEEVTCVRLLSLDGKPVDAASVPTPRRLSLMRVLPASLPEYFWWQFPFKLGGDVCTITIPFLLKVFVHFISERNQSWAHGLALAVTFFLTQLIQSVCLHRFYYVSIKCGLQYRSALNGLIFEKVFTISNKALAHPQMNTGRIINMMSTDTEQANQFMQYCMYIWSSPMMFIISISFLSRLVGWCSIMAVVALLMTLPINGWLMKWQMAARRKLVKATDVRVKAANEFFSGVRIAKFMTWEPRFIANIEEKRALEVSYLKQVQTVRVWTSFVSMTTPQVMIAAVFMVYYLLGHDLTPTVVYPTISLVGILRMPFNMLPWVFTVSAQYLVAMTRINKFLECDDATCSTVQDMEEYWREQREHSAACQLAAVLEKVDVTAFVPVKLPFAPKVKTSLLSRALRMLCCEQCKPTKRHPPPSVVVENTGYVSPASASRHIVEGCSGTVHTATPTSTRSAKTPQMKTDEFFELEPKVLLRDVSVSVLRGKLTVVLGATGSGKSTLLQSLLSQFEISEGRVWAERSIAYVPQQAWIMNATVRSNILFFDEEDAARLADAVRVSQLEADLAQLSGGLETEIGEKGVNLSGGQKARVSLARAVYANRDVYLLDDPLSALDAHVGERVVEECFLGALAGKTRVLATHQVHIVPRADYVVALGDERVEFSGSSADFMRTSIYASLAAVEADSPTGKGAGANAEAEDGDAACGGLSDPEEGSAKPVRRAAPSAGAAAPTAAAQLMTVEEKASGMVAWGTYRAYLRFCGGRLWSIGVLAMFGVTELFTISSMLCLSMWTARRFDLSDASYLLMYMGCVVMGTLTVPLRFYFSFEVMRRGCVRMHHAVLRSVSRGTMEFFDTTPLGRILNRFSRDVDVTDNTLPMSMLQMMNCLFGILSSLLVTFFTQPLVIFVLAPCGYLYYRIMVFYNSANREIRRTSSVAKSPLFSLLGEALTGSATITAYHRASTVMQEALRRLDLVYSCSILENMANRWLGVRVEFLSNIVVSTIVLIGIGRTVLMETHEEWIALVSLSLTMATQTTAMLNWLLRQVASVEADMNSVERLQYYIDHVPKEAMPELDAEVDALERRTGMAADVTGTVVIEPASPTGAAPHIVQAGSLVFEGVQMRYREGLPLVLRGVSFRIAPREKVGIVGRTGSGKSTLLLTFMRMVEVCGGEIRVNGREIGSYGLRELRRQFSMIPQDPVLFDGTVRQNVDPFLEASSAEVWAALELVGLRERVASESEGIDSCVLEGGSNYSVGQRQLMCMARALLKKGSGFILMDEATANIDPALDRQIQATVMSAFSAYTVITIAHRLHTVAQYDKIIVMDHGAVAEMGSPRELVMNRQSIFHSMVEALGRSEAARVIQVAMA, from the coding sequence ATGCAGTACGAGGACCCGCGCCATCACAGCTCAGGGTTAGCGGAGCGCAGGGCGCTGCCGAAAGGCGGGCATCCGAATGGCGCCGGTGAACGGCTTGCAACCGCTTCAAAGGCCACGGCATTGAATCGCCAAGCTGCACTGCACGAGCGCGATGCGCTGAAGCAGCGAGTAACGGAGCTGTGGGGCCCACCGAAGCACTACGTGGAGTGCGACGAGGACCGCGCCTCCTTCATCCATCGCATGGGGTACTTCTTGGTGTATCCGATGGTGCTGCTCGCATCACGGGAACAGATCAGTTTTGAGGATATGCCCCCGCCAACGCGggatgtgcgcgcgcacgagtgCGGGCTGCGGCTGTCGCGTGCTGTGCAGGCTGCGATGTACGAGCGAAACGCGTGGAACTGCATGGTTGGGACGGAGGTCGTGAGCACGCTGGACGCTTCGAGTCGCGGCGTTCTGCGGTGGGTtggggtgccgcagcagggcGGGTACACGCGGATGATGGCTGGCGTGGAGTGGAGCGTGCCGCCGGctctgcgcaccgctgcgagGTCCGACGACAGCGGAGCGTCGCCGTTCttcgacggcgttgcgcacgGTGAGCACCTGTTCACGCCTGAGCAGAGTGGCATGTCGACactggaggaggtgacgtGCGTAAGGTTACTGTCGTTGGATGGGAAGCCGGTGGATGCTGCTTCTGtgccgacgccacgccggcTCTCTCTTATGCGCGTGCTcccggcgtcgctgccggagTATTTTTGGTGGCAGTTTCCCTTCAAGCTCGGTGGTGACGTGTGCACCATCACTATACCTTTTCTGTTGAAGGTGTTTGTGCACTTTATCAGCGAGCGCAACCAGAGCTGGGCGCACGGACTGGCGCTAGCAGTGACGTTCTTCCTGACACAACTAATTCAGAGTGTCTGCCTGCACCGCTTCTACTACGTGAGCATCAAGTGTGGCCTGCAGTACCGCTCCGCCCTTAACGGGTTGATATTTGAGAAGGTGTTCACGATCTCCAACAAGGCTCTGGCACATCCACAGATGAACACAGGCCGCATCATCAACATGATGAGCACGGACACCGAGCAGGCAAACCAGTTCATGCAGTATTGCATGTACATCTGGAGCAGCCCCATGATGTTTATTATTTCCATCTCATTTCTCAGTCGCTTGGTGGGTTGGTGCTCCATCATGgctgtggtggcgctgctcatGACGCTGCCGATCAACGGTTGGCTGATGAAGTGGCAgatggcggcgcggcgaaaGCTAGTGAAGGCAACGGACGTGCGTGTGAAAGCGGCGAACGAGTTCTTCTCGGGCGTCCGCATAGCAAAGTTCATGACATGGGAGCCTCGGTTTATCGCCAACATCGAGGAGAAGCGCGCCTTGGAGGTATCGTACCTGAAGCAGGTGCAGACCGTGCGAGTCTGGACGTCATTTGTGAGCATGACCACCCCACAGGTCATGATCGCCGCGGTGTTCATGGTGTATTACCTGCTTGGGCACGATCTGACGCCGACGGTGGTGTACCCCACCATCTCTCTCGTTGGCATTCTCAGGATGCCGTTTAATATGCTGCCGTGGGTGTTCACCGTGTCGGCGCAGTACCTTGTGGCCATGACGCGTATCAACAAATTCCTCGAGTGCGACGACGCCACTTGCTCCACTGTGCAGGACATGGAGGAGTACTGGAgggagcagcgcgagcacagcgctgcgtgccagCTTGCCGCTGTGCTGGAGAAGGTCGACGTGACTGCGTTTGTGCCCGTGAAACTGCCGTTTGCGCCGAAGGTGAAGACGTCTCTGCTTTCTCGGGCTCTGCGGATGCTGTGCTGCGAGCAGTGCAAACCCACGAAGAGGCACCCGCCTCCATCGGTTGTCGTCGAGAATACAGGCTACGTCTCCCCGGCAAGCGCGTCTCGCCACATCGTggagggctgcagcggcaccgtgcaCACAGCAACACCGACGTCTACAAGAAGCGCAAAGACGCCTCAGATGAAGACGGATGAATTCTTCGAGCTGGAGCcgaaggtgctgctgcgcgacgtgTCTGTGAGTGTCCTGCGCGGGAAGCTGACGGTTGTGCTTGGCGCGACCGGGAGCGGGaagtcgacgctgctgcagtcgctgctgtcgcagtTCGAGATCAGCGAGGGCCGCGTGTGGGCGGAGCGGAGCATCGCCTacgtgccgcagcaggcgtGGATCATGAACGCGACGGTGCGCAGCAACATCCTGTTcttcgacgaggaggacgccgCGCGGCTCGCGGATGCCGTGCGCGTGAGCCAGCTGGAGGCGGACCTTGCGCAGCTTAGCGGGGGGCTGGAGACGGAGATCGGGGAGAAGGGCGTGAACCTGAGCGGCGGGCAGAAGGCGCGCGTGAGCCTTGCGCGCGCCGTGTACGCGAACCGCGACGTGTACCTGCTGGACGACCCCCTGTCCGCGCTGGACGCGCACGTTGGCGAGCGCGTTGTGGAGGAGTGCTTCCTTGGCGCGCTTGCGGGCAAGACGCGCGTGCTTGCGACGCACCAGGTGCACATTGTGCCGAGGGCAGACTACGTTGTGGCGCTGGGTGACGAGCGCGTCGAGTTCAGCGGAAGCAGCGCGGACTTTATGCGGACATCTATCTACGCGTCGCTGGCCGCTGTGGAGGCAGATAGCCCTACGGGAAAGGGTGCTGGCGCGAacgcagaggcagaggacgGGGACGCTGCCTGCGGCGGCCTATCGGACCCGGAGGAGGGCTCTGCAAAGCCAgtgaggagggcggcgccatccgccggcgccgctgcccccaccgctgctgctcagctgATGACGGTGGAAGAGAAGGCGTCGGGCATGGTAGCATGGGGGACCTATCGAGCGTACCTCAGGTTCTGCGGAGGGCGTTTGTGGAGTATCGGGGTTCTGGCGATGTTTGGTGTGACCGAGCTCTTTACCATCTCTTCGATGCTGTGCTTGTCGATGtggacggcgcggcgcttTGATTTGTCGGACGCGTCGTACCTGCTGATGTACATGGGCTGCGTTGTGATGGGGACGTTGacagtgccgctgcgcttctaCTTCTCATTCGAGGTAATGCGACGCGGGTGCGTTAGGATGCACCATGCGGTTCTGCGAAGTGTGTCACGAGGAACGATGGAGTTCTTCGATACAACACCGCTGGGCCGCATACTCAACCGCTTCTCGCGCGACGTGGACGTCACAGACAACACGCTGCCGATGTCGATGCTACAGATGATGAACTGCCTTTTCGGGATCCTGTCGTCGCTTCTGGTGACGTTCTTCACGCAGCCGCTGGTGATATTCGTACTTGCGCCGTGCGGGTACCTGTACTACCGGATCATGGTGTTCTACAACTCCGCCAACCGCGAGATCCGCCGAACAAGCAGCGTCGCAAAGTCGCCActgttctctctccttgGGGAGGCGCTGACGGGCAGCGCGACAATAACTGCGTACCACCGCGCTTCAACGGTgatgcaggaggcgctgcgccggctaGACCTGGTGTACTCGTGCTCGATCCTAGAGAACATGGCGAACCGCTGGCTTGGAGTTCGTGTAGAATTCCTCAGCAACATTGTGGTGTCGACAATCGTGCTCATCGGCATTGGCCGCACGGTGCTGATGGAGACCCATGAGGAATGGATAGCGCTTGTCTCGCTGTCACTGACGATGGCGACGCAGACGACAGCGATGCTGAACTGGCTTCTGCGGCAGGTTGCGAGCGTAGAGGCGGACATGAACAGcgtggagcggctgcagtACTACATTGACCACGTTCCCAAGGAGGCGATGCCGGAGCTGgacgcggaggtggacgcgCTGGAGAGGCGGACGGGAATGGCGGCGGACGTGACGGGGACGGTTGTGATCGAGCCTGCGAGCCCGAcgggcgccgcgccgcacatCGTGCAGGCCGGGTCGCTTGTGTTCGAGGGTGTGCAGATGCGGTACCGCGAGGGGCTGCCGcttgtgctgcgcggcgtgaGCTTCCGGATCGCGCCGCGCGAGAAGGTCGGCATTGTTGGGCGGACGGGGAGCGGGaagtcgacgctgctgctgacgttCATGCGGAtggtggaggtgtgcggcgggGAGATCCGCGTGAACGGGCGCGAGATCGGCTCGTACgggctgcgcgagctgcggcggcagttCTCGATGATCCCGCAGGACCCTGTGCTGTTCGACGGGACTGTGCGGCAGAACGTGGACCCGTTCCTGGAGGCGTCGTCCGCGGAGGTGTGGGCTGCGCTGGAGCTTGTGgggctgcgcgagcgcgttgcgtcggagagCGAGGGGATCGACAGCTGCGTGCTGGAGGGCGGGTCGAACTACAGCGttgggcagcggcagctgatgtgcatggcgcgcgcgctgctgaagaaGGGGAGCGGGTTCATCCTGATGgacgaggcgacggcgaacATCGACCCGGCGCTTGACCGGCAGATCCAGGCGACGGTGATGAGCGCGTTCTCGGCGTACACGGTGATCACGATCGCGCACCGGCTGCACACTGTCGCGCAGTACGACAAGATCATCGTGATGGACCACGGTGCTGTTGCGGAGATGGGCAGCCCGCGCGAGCTTGTGATGAACCGCCAGTCCATATTCCACAGCATGGTGGAGGCACTGGGCcgcagcgaggcagcgcgcgTGATTCAGGTGGCGATGGCTTAA
- the YIP1 gene encoding terbinafine resistance locus protein (yip1), giving the protein MLNEVHVNADPNSISTLDEPVLETLLRDAKAIGRKLVVVVCPSLGGDKELRDWDLWGPLFLCLILASILTINASDDQGAAVFSAVFIFVWLGGLVVTVNAKLLGSKIMFFQTYCAMGYCLAPICLGALLCCVLPWFLLNLMLCFMAWAWACWAALRFFRHTVSADREVLVVYPVGLFYVFFTWMVLVGI; this is encoded by the coding sequence ATGCTCAACGAGGTGCACGTGAACGCAGACCCGAACAGCATCTCCACCTTGGATGAGCCGGTGCttgagacgctgctgcgcgatgcCAAGGCGATCGGCCGCAAGCTCGTCGTGGTTGTGTGCCCCTCTCTAGGAGGTGATAAGGAGCTTCGCGATTGGGATCTCTGGGGGCCGCTGTTCCTGTGTCTCATTCTGGCCTCCATCCTCACCATCAACGCCAGCGACGACCAaggcgccgccgtcttctcTGCGGTCTTCATCTTTGTGTGGCTTGGCGGTCTTGTCGTCACCGTCAATGCCAAGCTCCTTGGCAGCAAGATCATGTTCTTCCAAACGTACTGCGCCATGGGCTACTGCTTGGCGCCCATCTGTCTCGGCGCTCTCCTGTGCTGCGTCCTTCCGTGGTTTTTATTGAACCTCATGCTGTGCTTCATGGCGTGGGCGTGGGCCTGTTGGGCGGCCTTGCGCTTTTTCCGACACACCGTCAGCGCCGACCGTGAGGTGTTGGTTGTGTACCCTGTCGGGCTCTTCTACGTCTTCTTCACCTGGATGGTTCTGGTTGGTATTTAG
- the ABCC1 gene encoding putative ATP-binding cassette protein subfamily C,member 1, whose amino-acid sequence MLQETIDEELSMEMTEALPCAPPPGRSRHQSDPLYDYRSEHLALQARLAEIWGPEAPYTPVPEETSSWFKRYSYGWVYETVVLASKEKLTHEALPPPTRDVRAHECGLRLSRAVQAAMYERNAWNCMVGTEVVSTLDASSRGVLRWVGVPQQGGYTRMMAGVEWSVPPALRTAARSDDSGASPFFDGVAHGEHLFTPEQSGMSTLEETTTLRLDLTSRGGVVEIPTPKRLPLTRLLAFKLPYYLWMQVPFLLVSNICVITLPSILQAFVAFLDDDPGTQTWGRGLGLVAGIFLVQAMQSVCNQRFNYISFRCGLQYRSALNSLIFEKCMIISSKSLAQPDMNAGRVINMMSTDVERVYFFMLFCMFLWSSPVVLLLAIVQLWRLVGWCAIIAVASFLATIPLNAFFMGIQMRARRDIAKAADARVKATSEFFSGIRVAKFMTWEPCFVANIEEKRAVELFFLNKIQNARVATSFVNNATPMLMIALVFTVYYCTGHELSTTVVFPTIALLGVLRQPFQQIPWVFTIAVQFLISIGRIRRFLECDDATCSTVQDMEEYWREQREHSAACQLAAVLEKVDVTAFVPVKLPFAPKVKTSLLSRALRMLCCEQCKPTKRHPPPSVVVENTGYVSPASASRHIVEGCSGTVHTATPTSTRSAKAPQMKTDEFFELEPKVLLRDVSVSVLRGKLTVVLGATGSGKSTLLQSLLSQFEISEGRVWAERSIAYVPQQAWIMNATVRSNILFFDEEDAARLADAVRVSQLEADLAQLSGGLETEIGEKGVNLSGGQKARVSLARAVYANRDVYLLDDPLSALDAHVGERVVEECFLGALAGKTRVLATHQVHIVPRADYVVALGDERVEFSGSSADFMRTSIYAGMASGLTVNKEEGDAESSESALDAEEEEAEVMVDRSASKGEGPDEEDDAAARDPAARSFVVEEEKASGGVPWRTYLAYFRYCGGAHVAATIVLVFAVTELITVSSSVWLSRWTTKEEGESNALYLTVYLLMVLVGGAGYPFRFVVSYTAMRHGCSALHRTILRSVTAGTIEFFDRTPLGRLLNRFSRDIDTLDNGLQMSTISLLECLFSISVSMLVTTYSQPFVLIALAPCGYLYYRLMVFYNSANREIRRYTSVMKTPVFTQLTELTNGLATITAYGKAKKVMAEALERLDVVHSCGNLENNTNRWLAVRVELLSNIVVTAIAFVGVITTCLRSNRIDIGLISLSLTMAMQTTGELNWLVRMVATMEADMNSVERLQYYIDHVPKEAMPELDAEVDALERRTGMAADVTGTVVIEPASPTGAAPHIVQAGSLVFEGVQMRYREGLPLVLRGVSFRIAPREKVGIVGRTGSGKSTLLLTFMRMVEVCGGEIRVNGREIGSYGLRELRRQFSMIPQDPVLFDGTVRQNVDPFLEASSAEVWAALELVGLRERVASESEGIDSCVLEGGSNYSVGQRQLMCMARALLKKGSGFILMDEATANIDPALDRQIQATVMSAFSAYTVITIAHRLHTVAQYDKIIVMDHGAVAEMGSPRELVMNRQSIFHSMVEAGGPSARRHFLSLVRRRDNESAPYSKCG is encoded by the coding sequence GCGGTGGGTtggggtgccgcagcagggcGGGTACACGCGGATGATGGCTGGCGTGGAGTGGAGCGTGCCGCCGGctctgcgcaccgctgcgagGTCCGACGACAGCGGAGCGTCGCCGTTCttcgacggcgttgcgcacgGTGAGCACCTGTTCACGCCTGAGCAGAGTGGCATGTCGACACTTGAGGAGACTACGACGCTGAGGCTGGACCTGAcgagccgcggcggcgtggtggAGATTCCAACCCCGAAGCGCTTGCCTCTTACACGCCTCCTGGCGTTTAAATTGCCCTACTACCTGTGGATGCAAGTGCCGTTTCTGCTTGTCAGCAACATCTGCGTCATCACGCTGCCCAGCATCCTGCAGGCGTTCGTCGCCTTCTTGGATGATGACCCAGGCACGCAGACCTGGGGTCGCGGCCTTGGCCTTGTAGCGGGAATATTCCTCGTGCAGGCAATGCAGAGTGTGTGCAATCAGCGCTTCAACTACATTTCTTTCCGCTGCGGCCTGCAGTACCGCTCCGCGCTGAACTCGCTGATCTTCGAGAAGTGCATGATCATCTCCAGCAAGTCGCTCGCACAGCCGGATATGAACGCGGGTCGCGTCATCAACATGATGAGCACCGATGTGGAGCGGGTGTACTTTTTTATGCTGTTCTGCATGTTTTTGTGGAGCAGTCCGGTTGTGCTTCTTCTCGCCATTGTGCAGCTTTGGCGGTTGGTTGGCTGGTGCGCCATCATAGCCGTCGCCTCCTTCCTCGCCACCATCCCGCTGAATGCCTTCTTCATGGGCATCCAGATGCGGGCACGCCGGGACATCGCGAAGGCTGCCGACGCTCGAGTCAAGGCAACAAGCGAGTTCTTTTCCGGCATCCGCGTCGCCAAGTTTATGACGTGGGAGCCTTGCTTCGTCGCGAACATCGAGGAGAAGCGTGCGGTGGAGTTGTTCTTTCTCAATAAGATTCAGAACGCGCGCGTGGCCACGTCGTTCGTGAACAATGCCACACCCATGCTGATGATTGCCCTCGTCTTCACCGTGTACTACTGCACCGGCCACGAGCTGAGCACCACTGTTGTCTTCCCCACCATTgcgctgctcggcgtccTCCGCCAACCGTTTCAGCAAATTCCGTGGGTGTTCACGATAGCGGTGCAGTTCCTCATTTCGATTGGCCGCATCCGAAGGTTCCTCGAGTGCGACGACGCCACTTGCTCCACTGTGCAGGACATGGAGGAGTACTGGAgggagcagcgcgagcacagcgctgcgtgccagCTTGCCGCTGTGCTGGAGAAGGTCGACGTGACTGCGTTTGTGCCCGTGAAACTGCCGTTTGCGCCGAAGGTGAAGACGTCTCTGCTTTCTCGGGCTCTGCGGATGCTGTGCTGCGAGCAGTGCAAACCCACGAAGAGGCACCCGCCTCCATCGGTTGTCGTCGAGAATACAGGCTACGTCTCCCCGGCAAGCGCGTCTCGCCACATCGTggagggctgcagcggcaccgtgcaCACAGCAACACCGACGTCTACAAGAAGCGCAAAGGCGCCTCAGATGAAGACGGATGAATTCTTCGAGCTGGAGCcgaaggtgctgctgcgcgacgtgTCTGTGAGTGTCCTGCGCGGGAAGCTGACGGTTGTGCTTGGCGCGACCGGGAGCGGGaagtcgacgctgctgcagtcgctgctgtcgcagtTCGAGATCAGCGAGGGCCGCGTGTGGGCGGAGCGGAGCATCGCCTacgtgccgcagcaggcgtGGATCATGAACGCGACGGTGCGCAGCAACATCCTGTTcttcgacgaggaggacgccgCGCGGCTCGCGGATGCCGTGCGCGTGAGCCAGCTGGAGGCGGACCTTGCGCAGCTTAGCGGGGGGCTGGAGACGGAGATCGGGGAGAAGGGCGTGAACCTGAGCGGCGGGCAGAAGGCGCGCGTGAGCCTTGCGCGCGCCGTGTACGCGAACCGCGACGTGTACCTGCTGGACGACCCCCTGTCCGCGCTGGACGCGCACGTTGGCGAGCGCGTTGTGGAGGAGTGCTTCCTTGGCGCGCTTGCGGGCAAGACGCGCGTGCTTGCGACGCACCAGGTGCACATTGTGCCGAGGGCAGACTACGTTGTGGCGCTGGGTGACGAGCGCGTCGAGTTCAGCGGAAGCAGCGCGGACTTTATGCGGACATCTATCTACGCTGGAATGGCTTCCGGCCTCACGGTGAacaaggaagagggggatGCGGAGAGTTCGGAGTCTGCACTTGAtgcagaagaggaggaggcagaggtgaTGGTCGACAGGAGCGCCAGCAAAGGCGAGGGGccggacgaggaggacgatgcGGCAGCCAGAGACCCCGCTGCCCGCTCCTTCGTCgtcgaggaagagaaggcgtCGGGCGGTGTTCCGTGGCGGACGTACCTGGCGTACTTTCGGTattgcggcggcgcgcacgtcGCGGCGACGATTGTGCTGGTCTTCGCCGTTACAGAGCTGATCACGGTCTCCAGCAGTGTGTGGCTGTCAAGGTGGACCACGAAGGAGGAAGGTGAAAGTAACGCTCTGTATCTAACCGTGTACCTGCTCATGGTCCTCGTTGGCGGTGCTGGATATCCTTTCCGCTTCGTCGTGTCGTACACCGCAATGCGTCACGGTTGCAgcgcgctgcatcgcacCATTCTGCGCTCGGTGACAGCAGGCACGATCGAGTTTTTCGACCGCACTCCGCTAGGACGGCTGCTGAACCGCTTCTCGCGCGACATCGACACCCTGGACAACGGCCTGCAGATGTCAACCATCTCCCTGTTGGAGTGTCTCTTCTCCATCTCCGTTTCGATGCTGGTCACCACCTACTCACAACCGTTTGTGCTCATTGCGCTTGCGCCGTGCGGGTACCTGTACTACCGGCTCATGGTGTTCTACAACTCCGCCAACCGCGAGATCCGCCGGTACACGAGCGTGATGAAGACACCCGTCTTTACTCAGCTGACGGAGCTTACGAACGGTCTCGCCACCATCACGGCCTACGGTAAGGCAAAAAAGGTGATGGCTGAAGCGCTGGAGAGATTGGATGTGGTCCACTCATGCGGCAACTTGGAGAATAACACTAATCGGTGGCTCGCCGTACGCGTCGAGCTCCTCAGCAACATCGTTGTCACGGCCATCGCTTTTGTCGGCGTCATCACAACATGCCTTCGCTCGAACCGCATTGATATTGGCctcatctccctctccctcaccatGGCGATGCAAACGACCGGCGAGCTCAACTGGCTGGTGCGCATGGTAGCCACCATGGAGGCGGACATGAACAGcgtggagcggctgcagtACTACATTGACCACGTTCCCAAGGAGGCGATGCCGGAGCTGgacgcggaggtggacgcgCTGGAGAGGCGGACGGGAATGGCGGCGGACGTGACGGGGACGGTTGTGATCGAGCCTGCGAGCCCGAcgggcgccgcgccgcacatCGTGCAGGCCGGGTCGCTTGTGTTCGAGGGTGTGCAGATGCGGTACCGCGAGGGGCTGCCGcttgtgctgcgcggcgtgaGCTTCCGGATCGCGCCGCGCGAGAAGGTCGGCATTGTTGGGCGGACGGGGAGCGGGaagtcgacgctgctgctgacgttCATGCGGAtggtggaggtgtgcggcgggGAGATCCGCGTGAACGGGCGCGAGATCGGCTCGTACgggctgcgcgagctgcggcggcagttCTCGATGATCCCGCAGGACCCTGTGCTGTTCGACGGGACTGTGCGGCAGAACGTGGACCCGTTCCTGGAGGCGTCGTCCGCGGAGGTGTGGGCTGCGCTGGAGCTTGTGgggctgcgcgagcgcgttgcgtcggagagCGAGGGGATCGACAGCTGCGTGCTGGAGGGCGGGTCGAACTACAGCGttgggcagcggcagctgatgtgcatggcgcgcgcgctgctgaagaaGGGGAGCGGGTTCATCCTGATGgacgaggcgacggcgaacATCGACCCGGCGCTTGACCGGCAGATCCAGGCGACGGTGATGAGCGCGTTCTCGGCGTACACGGTGATCACGATCGCGCACCGGCTGCACACTGTCGCGCAGTACGACAAGATCATCGTGATGGACCACGGTGCTGTTGCGGAGATGGGCAGCCCGCGCGAGCTTGTGATGAACCGCCAGTCCATATTCCACAGCATGGTGGAGGCTGGGGGGCCGTCGGCGCGAAGACACTTCCTGTCTCTCGTGCGGCGTCGCGACAACGAATCGGCTCCGTACTCAAAGTGCGGGTGA